A genomic region of Miscanthus floridulus cultivar M001 chromosome 3, ASM1932011v1, whole genome shotgun sequence contains the following coding sequences:
- the LOC136541251 gene encoding disease resistance protein Pik-2-like isoform X1, with the protein MEGAQTLLSNAGQLLSSEYQQLSGVGGQVVELRDELDAINALLIMQSEAEDGAVDRFLHVCMRQLREVAYDAEDCIDLYRLRIRSRPNDGVRTWLGRLLGTLPSRRRLNCEIRALRARTLAISERQARFGVNRDALRRSPPLLPAPMTVSAPANDADRRHRLVGIAEQADKLAARLKAPVGDEGERKAVFSIVGFGGLGKTTLAMEVCRRLEAEFPWQGMVPVSQAFEPSRDLKVLLTNLLRQVVKPETADDRGIKEEAALGAIDGLDDNGLAKRLEELLVDKRYLIVIDDVWSVRAWEAIQSKLPENNKGSRIILTTRIETVANACSPASFSGLCIHKMEPLKLEDSKKLFISRVFGSMDVTYPKEFEDVMSDILKKCGGLPLAIISIASVLVGYKSPGGKDKWDRVCKSLGSQMEIHPTLEGMKHIVTLSYNHLPHELKGCMMYFSIFPEDYVIRKGRLLNRWMAEGLVHQKRGLTMWEVAESYLDELLSRNMIEEAGHLGGYAWREQTYRVHDMLLEVMVSKSLEANFLSLHGGQYKGMLYDKIRRLSIHADVEIVDSVAKRNVEGRRGEDNLNIQHVRSLSMFQLHGQHKLLKKLGNFVLLRVLDLEDCEGVTNKHVRYACNLYLLRFLSLRATNISKVPRQIRNLEHLQTLDLAYTFLTGLPKTITKLEKLEYILFFNKDNHSGTMWTMPRGINKMKALHVLHGVSLGNDSKVAQEVGELEELEELDLSIDINKAIDEEVLKELALSISKMHSLRWLSIGRHGSSNDGGKILNFLHHLPTPPQLLQNLWIKGDIANGLPRWIGSLTHLVSFTTVITTLTGDELFGVLCMLPNLKTLCVYWDCYSGDELVAHTIHKFPVLRDLLLGGYLPKVIRFEEESMEMLEMLELRFNGRSRHVAERSIIGIEHLTNLKKVMLHCFGDNSALMDTVLEQLKAENDRRSRSNQFDIAVKYR; encoded by the exons ATGGAGGGCGCCCAAACCTTGCTGAGCAACGCCGGGCAGCTGCTGAGTTCAGAGTACCAGCAGCTCAGTGGCGTCGGCGGCCAAGTTGTTGAGCTGCGGGACGAGCTAGACGCCATCAACGCCCTCCTCATCATGCAGTCCGAGGCAGAGGATGGGGCCGTGGACCGCTTCCTCCATGTGTGCATGAGGCAGCTGCGCGAGGTAGCCTACGACGCAGAGGACTGCATCGACCTCTACAGACTCCGCATCAGGTCCCGGCCCAACGACGGAGTGCGCACCTGGCTGGGACGCCTTCTGGGGACGCTCCCGTCTCGCCGCCGCCTCAACTGTGAGATCAGAGCCCTTCGCGCCCGCACCCTCGCCATCAGCGAGCGCCAGGCGCGGTTCGGCGTCAACCGTGACGCGCTGCGCCGCTCCCCTCCTCTGCTACCCGCCCCCATGACAGTGTCCGCTCCAGCTAACGACGCCGACCGCCGCCACCGACTGGTCGGCATCGCGGAGCAGGCTGATAAACTGGCTGCACGGCTGAAGGCGCCGGTTGGCGACGAGGGTGAACGCAAGGCCGTTTTCTCCATCGTGGGGTTCGGCGGCCTTGGCAAGACGACGCTGGCCATGGAGGTGTGCCGGCGGCTAGAAGCGGAGTTCCCGTGGCAGGGGATGGTGCCCGTGTCTCAGGCGTTCGAGCCGAGCAGGGACCTCAAGGTGTTGCTCACAAACCTTCTTCGGCAGGTCGTGAAGCCCGAAACAGCTGACGACAGGGGCATCAAGGAAGAGGCTGCCCTGGGTGCAATCGACGGCCTGGATGACAACGGGCTAGCCAAAAGACTCGAGGAGCTTCTCGTGGACAAAAG GTACCTCATAGTGATTGACGATGTTTGGAGTGTGCGAGCATGGGAGGCAATCCAATCCAAGCTACCAGAGAACAACAAGGGCAGTAGAATCATCTTGACCACTCGGATAGAAACAGTGGCCAATGCATGCAGTCCTGCTAGTTTTAGTGGCCTTTGCATTCATAAAATGGAACCCCTTAAGCTTGAAGATTCCAAGAAGTTGTTCATCAGTAGAGTGTTTGGCTCCATGGATGTCACTTACCCCAAGGAGTTTGAAGATGTAATGAGCGACATCTTGAAAAAATGCGGTGGGCTGCCATTGGCCATTATCAGCATTGCTAGTGTTTTGGTAGGGTACAAATCACCAGGAGGCAAAGATAAGTGGGATAGAGTCTGCAAATCACTTGGTTCTCAAATGGAGATCCACCCTACCCTTGAGGGGATGAAGCATATAGTCACACTTAGCTACAATCACCTCCCACATGAGCTCAAGGGTTGCATGATGTACTTTAGCATTTTTCCAGAGGACTATGTGATCAGAAAGGGCCGACTATTGAATAGATGGATGGCTGAAGGATTGGTTCATCAAAAGCGAGGGTTGACTATGTGGGAGGTTGCAGAGTCTTACTTGGACGAACTCTTGAGTAGGAACATGATTGAAGAAGCAGGCCATTTGGGTGGTTATGCCTGGAGGGAGCAAACATACAGGGTGCATGACATGCTTCTTGAGGTCATGGTGTCCAAGTCCTTGGAAGCTAACTTTCTTAGCCTGCATGGAGGGCAGTATAAGGGGATGTTGTATGACAAGATCCGTCGCCTCTCCATCCATGCTGACGTAGAAATTGTAGATTCTGTAGCAAAGAGAAATGTTGAAGGCCGCCGAGGCGAGGATAATTTGAACATACAACATGTTCGATCACTGAGCATGTTCCAGCTCCATGGGCAACACAAGCTCCTAAAAAAGCTAGGCAACTTTGTCCTCTTGAGGGTGCTTGACCTAGAAGACTGTGAGGGAGTAACAAACAAGCATGTAAGGTACGCCTGCAATCTGTACCTACTTAGGTTCCTAAGCTTGAGGGCCACAAACATAAGCAAGGTGCCTAGGCAGAtcaggaatctagagcatttacaGACGCTTGATCTAGCTTACACGTTTCTTACTGGACTACCAAAAACTATCACAAAGCTGGAGAAACTCGAGTACATACTATTCTTCAACAAGGATAATCATTCGGGTACTATGTGGACTATGCCCCGAGGAATAAACAAAATGAAGGCTCTACATGTGCTGCATGGGGTATCTCTTGGGAATGACTCTAAAGTTGCCCAAGAGGTAGGTGAACTTGAGGAACTAGAAGAGTTAGACTTATCCATCGACATCAACAAGGCCATTGATGAGGAGGttctcaaagaacttgctctATCCATAAGTAAGATGCACTCCCTGCGGTGGCTCAGTATCGGACGACATGGAAGTAGTAATGATGGTGGCAAGATACTAAACTTTCTCCATCACCTACCAACACCACCACAACTCCTCCAAAACCTTTGGATCAAAGGTGACATTGCCAATGGGTTGCCTAGATGGATCGGGTCACTCACACATCTTGTTAGTTTTACTACTGTGATTACAACCCTTACCGGTGATGAGCTCTTTGGCGTCCTGTGTATGCTGCCCAACCTGAAGACATTGTGCGTGTACTGGGACTGCTACAGCGGGGATGAGCTGGTTGCACACACCATCCACAAATTTCCGGTGCTCAGGGACCTGCTACTTGGAGGTTATCTACCCAAAGTTATTCGGTTTGAGGAAGAATCGATGGAAATGCTTGAGATGCTTGAACTTCGCTTTAACGGCAGGTCCAGACACGTGGCGGAGAGGAGCATCATTGGCATTGAACACTTGACCAACCTGAAAAAGGTTATGCTCCACTGTTTTGGAGACAACTCTGCACTAATGGACACGGTACTTGAGCAGTTGAAGGCTGAGAATGATAGGCGCTCAAGGTCCAACCAATTCGATATTGCAGTTAAATATCGGTGA
- the LOC136541251 gene encoding disease resistance protein PIK6-NP-like isoform X2, with amino-acid sequence MEGAQTLLSNAGQLLSSEYQQLSGVGGQVVELRDELDAINALLIMQSEAEDGAVDRFLHVCMRQLREVAYDAEDCIDLYRLRIRSRPNDGVRTWLGRLLGTLPSRRRLNCEIRALRARTLAISERQARFGVNRDALRRSPPLLPAPMTVSAPANDADRRHRLVGIAEQADKLAARLKAPVGDEGERKAVFSIVGFGGLGKTTLAMEVCRRLEAEFPWQGMVPVSQAFEPSRDLKVLLTNLLRQVVKPETADDRGIKEEAALGAIDGLDDNGLAKRLEELLVDKRSN; translated from the coding sequence ATGGAGGGCGCCCAAACCTTGCTGAGCAACGCCGGGCAGCTGCTGAGTTCAGAGTACCAGCAGCTCAGTGGCGTCGGCGGCCAAGTTGTTGAGCTGCGGGACGAGCTAGACGCCATCAACGCCCTCCTCATCATGCAGTCCGAGGCAGAGGATGGGGCCGTGGACCGCTTCCTCCATGTGTGCATGAGGCAGCTGCGCGAGGTAGCCTACGACGCAGAGGACTGCATCGACCTCTACAGACTCCGCATCAGGTCCCGGCCCAACGACGGAGTGCGCACCTGGCTGGGACGCCTTCTGGGGACGCTCCCGTCTCGCCGCCGCCTCAACTGTGAGATCAGAGCCCTTCGCGCCCGCACCCTCGCCATCAGCGAGCGCCAGGCGCGGTTCGGCGTCAACCGTGACGCGCTGCGCCGCTCCCCTCCTCTGCTACCCGCCCCCATGACAGTGTCCGCTCCAGCTAACGACGCCGACCGCCGCCACCGACTGGTCGGCATCGCGGAGCAGGCTGATAAACTGGCTGCACGGCTGAAGGCGCCGGTTGGCGACGAGGGTGAACGCAAGGCCGTTTTCTCCATCGTGGGGTTCGGCGGCCTTGGCAAGACGACGCTGGCCATGGAGGTGTGCCGGCGGCTAGAAGCGGAGTTCCCGTGGCAGGGGATGGTGCCCGTGTCTCAGGCGTTCGAGCCGAGCAGGGACCTCAAGGTGTTGCTCACAAACCTTCTTCGGCAGGTCGTGAAGCCCGAAACAGCTGACGACAGGGGCATCAAGGAAGAGGCTGCCCTGGGTGCAATCGACGGCCTGGATGACAACGGGCTAGCCAAAAGACTCGAGGAGCTTCTCGTGGACAAAAG